In Luteibacter mycovicinus, a genomic segment contains:
- a CDS encoding Hsp70 family protein — MRIGIDFGTSYSAAAAVVDGQLELVRFGDAQQFRTAVFFPEVVPNIDDFVLTPALEAQVDAFVRASRADERQSGRTPRPEGDLRRDAIRVVRRQWMEERTREASASVASFQDALFGEEAVEAYLEEGTGNLIESPKSMFGYKLDPRVRKTIVSIAAHILEHVRLVATRQFGTPVRAAVIGRPVEFRSSMGAAGGEQALSILREAAGMAGFDEVSFLEEPAAAAMHYHLSLPERQRAIIVDIGGGTTDVAYAELGAGETPVMHRSWGLPRGGTDLDVGVSLHSFMPLFGKDTTGVPVHHFVEAASVHNLPKQREFRKQDYRFVDEPFRSRLQALQGTGSTTRLNQSAERVKIGLSASDSTTASLDFIEPGLAIHAVSADFDAASEDFLDRMARLLSEASADLDEAPRSVFLTGGTSRSPQVRARVGASFPGVAVVHGDPSLGVVAGLAQAALLPISSNA, encoded by the coding sequence ATGCGCATCGGCATCGACTTCGGCACCAGCTACTCGGCCGCCGCCGCGGTCGTCGACGGCCAGCTCGAACTGGTCCGCTTCGGCGACGCCCAGCAATTTCGCACCGCCGTGTTCTTCCCCGAGGTCGTCCCGAATATCGACGACTTCGTGCTGACGCCGGCCCTTGAGGCCCAGGTGGACGCTTTCGTGCGCGCCTCGCGTGCGGATGAACGCCAGTCAGGGCGTACCCCTCGCCCGGAAGGCGATCTGCGCCGCGACGCGATCCGGGTAGTCCGCCGCCAGTGGATGGAGGAGCGGACCCGGGAGGCCTCGGCATCGGTGGCCAGCTTCCAGGACGCCCTGTTCGGCGAGGAGGCGGTCGAGGCTTACCTGGAAGAGGGCACCGGCAACCTGATCGAATCGCCCAAGTCGATGTTCGGCTACAAGCTGGATCCCCGTGTCCGCAAGACGATCGTCAGCATCGCGGCGCACATTCTCGAGCACGTCCGCCTGGTGGCGACCCGCCAGTTCGGCACCCCGGTACGGGCGGCCGTGATCGGTCGCCCCGTGGAATTCCGCAGTTCGATGGGCGCGGCGGGTGGCGAGCAGGCGCTCTCGATCCTGCGCGAGGCGGCGGGCATGGCCGGCTTCGACGAGGTCTCGTTTCTCGAGGAGCCCGCGGCGGCGGCCATGCATTACCACCTGTCCCTGCCGGAGCGGCAGAGGGCCATCATCGTCGACATCGGCGGCGGTACCACCGACGTGGCTTATGCCGAGCTGGGCGCGGGCGAGACGCCGGTCATGCATCGCAGTTGGGGCTTGCCGCGCGGGGGTACCGATCTGGATGTCGGCGTGAGCCTGCACAGCTTCATGCCTCTGTTCGGCAAGGACACCACCGGCGTTCCCGTGCACCACTTCGTCGAAGCGGCCAGCGTGCACAACCTGCCCAAGCAGCGCGAGTTCCGCAAACAGGACTACCGCTTCGTCGATGAGCCGTTCCGCTCGCGCCTGCAGGCACTGCAGGGCACGGGCTCGACGACGCGCCTGAACCAGTCGGCGGAACGGGTAAAGATCGGGTTGTCGGCCAGCGACTCCACAACGGCTTCGCTGGACTTCATCGAGCCAGGCTTGGCGATCCATGCGGTGTCGGCGGATTTCGACGCGGCTTCCGAGGACTTCCTCGATCGCATGGCGCGTTTGCTGAGCGAGGCAAGTGCGGATCTGGACGAGGCGCCTCGCAGCGTTTTCCTGACCGGCGGCACCTCGCGTTCGCCACAGGTGCGCGCGCGGGTGGGCGCCAGCTTCCCCGGCGTGGCGGTGGTGCATGGGGACCCCTCGCTGGGCGTTGTCGCAGGACTGGCCCAGGCGGCACTTTTGCCAATTTCATCAAATGCTTGA
- a CDS encoding M28 family metallopeptidase: MRRLALACLTALTLAACQSHDEDKTAAAPAPGPARVSTSPPPPLPAVANEHHDFSPEITAGDFASHLRTISSDEYDGRKPGTLGERLTTNYIVEQFKRMGVEPGNKGDWLQTVPAVSTALNDQDTLKLDVAEGGAQEDFAFGKDMVVGTLQARADVELKDSDVVFVGYGVNAPEAQWNDFDGVDVKGKTVVILVNDPGWNGNDPRLFKGREMTYYGRWTYKFEEAARQGAAAAFIVHQTEPAAYGWNVVQSGWTMPRLDLPESEAPGPRLPVAGWLTHEAAQRLFAKAGKNFDDLAKQADVRGFKAVPLDAKANIHLNSTISHSLSNNVIGMIKGSEKPDEAVVYTAHWDHLGHDPSLKGHQIYNGAVDNGTGIAAMLEIAGKFAQEKPKRTVVFAAVTMEESGLLGSQFYVAHPPFPLAKTVADINMDALPITGATKDMEVTGLGQGTLEDIFADVLKADGRVVSGDATPEKGHYFRSDHFNFAKAGVPALAAGGGIDMVQGGKAAGEAAAEDYTKNHYHQPTDAYDMRWNFDGVIQNVKAYYALGEKLADSDVWPEWKEGSEFKAIREKSLAAGTKKK, encoded by the coding sequence ATGCGTCGACTCGCTCTCGCCTGCCTGACCGCCCTGACCCTGGCGGCCTGCCAGTCCCACGATGAAGACAAGACCGCCGCGGCACCCGCGCCGGGCCCGGCCAGGGTGTCCACCTCCCCGCCCCCGCCGTTGCCCGCCGTCGCTAACGAACACCACGATTTCAGCCCGGAGATCACGGCCGGCGACTTCGCGTCTCACCTGCGCACGATATCCTCGGACGAGTACGACGGCCGCAAGCCGGGCACGCTGGGCGAGCGCCTGACCACCAACTACATCGTCGAGCAGTTCAAGCGCATGGGCGTGGAGCCCGGCAACAAGGGCGACTGGCTGCAGACCGTGCCCGCGGTCTCCACGGCGTTGAACGACCAGGACACCCTGAAGCTCGATGTCGCCGAGGGCGGCGCCCAGGAGGACTTCGCCTTCGGCAAGGACATGGTCGTAGGCACGCTCCAGGCCAGGGCCGATGTGGAGCTGAAGGATTCGGACGTGGTTTTCGTCGGCTACGGCGTCAACGCGCCGGAGGCCCAGTGGAACGACTTCGACGGCGTCGACGTGAAGGGCAAGACCGTGGTCATCCTGGTCAACGACCCGGGCTGGAACGGCAACGACCCGAGGCTCTTCAAGGGTCGCGAGATGACCTACTACGGCCGCTGGACATACAAGTTCGAAGAGGCCGCACGTCAGGGCGCCGCCGCCGCGTTCATCGTCCACCAGACCGAGCCGGCCGCCTACGGCTGGAACGTGGTGCAGAGTGGCTGGACCATGCCGCGTCTGGATCTGCCCGAGAGCGAGGCGCCGGGCCCCCGACTGCCCGTGGCCGGCTGGCTCACGCATGAAGCGGCGCAACGACTGTTCGCGAAGGCCGGCAAGAATTTCGACGACCTGGCCAAACAGGCCGATGTACGCGGTTTCAAGGCCGTGCCGCTGGACGCGAAGGCGAACATCCACCTCAACAGCACCATCTCGCATTCGCTCAGCAACAACGTGATCGGCATGATCAAGGGCAGCGAGAAGCCCGACGAAGCCGTTGTCTACACCGCGCACTGGGATCATCTGGGCCACGATCCATCGTTGAAGGGGCACCAGATCTACAACGGCGCCGTCGATAACGGCACCGGCATCGCCGCCATGCTCGAGATCGCCGGCAAGTTCGCGCAGGAGAAACCGAAGCGCACCGTCGTGTTCGCGGCGGTGACGATGGAGGAATCGGGTCTGCTGGGCTCGCAATTCTACGTCGCCCACCCGCCCTTCCCACTCGCGAAAACGGTCGCCGACATCAACATGGACGCGCTGCCGATCACGGGAGCGACGAAGGACATGGAAGTGACCGGCCTGGGTCAGGGCACGCTGGAAGACATTTTCGCGGATGTGCTGAAAGCCGATGGCCGTGTCGTCAGTGGTGACGCCACGCCCGAGAAGGGCCACTACTTCCGCTCGGATCACTTCAACTTCGCCAAGGCCGGCGTACCCGCCCTGGCCGCCGGTGGTGGCATCGACATGGTCCAGGGCGGCAAGGCCGCGGGTGAAGCGGCGGCCGAGGATTACACAAAGAATCACTACCACCAGCCCACCGACGCGTACGACATGCGCTGGAACTTCGACGGCGTGATCCAGAACGTCAAGGCGTATTACGCGCTGGGCGAAAAGCTGGCCGACAGCGATGTATGGCCGGAGTGGAAGGAAGGCAGCGAGTTCAAGGCGATACGCGAAAAATCGCTGGCGGCGGGTACCAAGAAGAAATAA
- a CDS encoding porin, producing MKRLPLAAAFWTMCGTAAAEGVPQAAIELYVDSETRQIFAEPGPGRTRLGRFAQVSDNPAPAAVTAPAVADAGIAAPRGAASASASVASAAKPASSSKAWYDKIGIRGYVQMRYNQELGDDAKDLKSPGDRYIGREQGFGIRRARVVISGDVTDKMSIYIQPDLASTPSGSSTGNFAQLRDAYADLWLDKDKTFRIRAGQSKIPYGWEDLQSSQNRLALDRADALNSGVRDERDLGVFFYWTPKEIKERYAYLVKSGLKGSGDYGVFGIGVYNGQGANRPDRNDQLHSVIHFSYPFKFANGQFLEVGADAYSGRYKVSTASATIDGRTFTPVVDAPEAGSTDRRVAAHVVYYPQPFGFQAEWTVGKGPELDVASRTVRTKSLRGGYAQVMYKFDGDAYGSLIPYAKWQTYRGAAKFDNNAPKMSVDETELGVEWQPSSAVELAVAWANMRRTDVSAAPYRRIDGQLLRVQLQVNY from the coding sequence ATGAAGAGACTTCCCCTTGCCGCCGCCTTCTGGACCATGTGCGGAACCGCGGCCGCCGAGGGCGTGCCTCAGGCAGCCATCGAGTTGTATGTGGACTCGGAGACCCGCCAGATCTTTGCGGAACCCGGCCCGGGTCGCACGCGTCTGGGCAGGTTCGCCCAGGTCAGCGACAACCCGGCGCCTGCCGCCGTCACGGCGCCCGCTGTCGCGGACGCGGGGATCGCCGCTCCACGTGGAGCCGCGTCGGCGTCGGCAAGCGTGGCGAGTGCCGCAAAGCCGGCTTCGTCGTCGAAAGCCTGGTACGACAAGATCGGGATCCGCGGCTACGTGCAGATGCGCTACAACCAGGAACTCGGCGATGACGCGAAGGACCTGAAGTCGCCCGGCGATCGCTACATCGGCCGCGAACAGGGCTTTGGCATCCGTCGGGCCCGTGTGGTGATCAGCGGCGATGTCACCGACAAGATGTCGATCTACATCCAGCCGGACCTCGCCAGCACGCCGTCGGGCTCGAGCACGGGCAACTTCGCTCAGTTGCGCGATGCCTACGCGGACCTCTGGCTCGACAAGGACAAGACCTTCCGCATCCGCGCGGGTCAGTCGAAGATTCCGTACGGCTGGGAAGACCTGCAGTCGAGCCAGAATCGTCTGGCGCTGGATCGCGCGGACGCGCTCAACTCCGGCGTACGCGACGAGCGTGACCTGGGCGTGTTCTTCTACTGGACGCCGAAGGAGATCAAGGAGCGCTACGCGTACCTGGTCAAGTCAGGGCTCAAGGGCTCCGGCGATTACGGTGTCTTCGGTATCGGCGTCTATAACGGGCAGGGCGCCAACCGACCGGATCGCAACGACCAGCTGCACTCGGTCATCCACTTCTCGTATCCGTTCAAGTTCGCCAACGGGCAGTTCCTCGAAGTGGGCGCGGATGCGTATTCGGGTCGCTACAAGGTGAGCACCGCGTCGGCGACGATCGACGGCCGCACGTTCACGCCGGTGGTCGACGCGCCCGAAGCAGGCTCGACGGATCGTCGCGTCGCTGCGCACGTCGTGTATTACCCGCAGCCGTTCGGTTTTCAGGCGGAGTGGACGGTCGGAAAGGGGCCGGAACTCGATGTGGCCAGCCGCACCGTCCGGACGAAGTCCTTGCGGGGCGGCTATGCGCAGGTGATGTACAAGTTCGATGGCGATGCCTATGGATCGCTGATTCCCTACGCGAAATGGCAAACGTATCGCGGCGCGGCCAAGTTCGATAACAACGCGCCGAAGATGTCGGTGGACGAGACGGAGCTGGGCGTGGAGTGGCAGCCGTCGAGCGCCGTGGAACTGGCGGTGGCGTGGGCGAACATGCGCCGTACCGATGTGAGTGCGGCGCCGTACCGGCGGATCGACGGGCAGCTGCTGAGGGTGCAGCTGCAGGTCAACTACTGA
- a CDS encoding TonB-dependent receptor, with product MSHASTRRMPRRLAIALSIATVLAAGSSFAQDATPTSQAPGKTKSATLETINVTAEKRTEDLQKVPISMTVVTAEKLESFGQAGDGVLQLASRAPSVYAETSYGREFPRFYIRGLGNSDFDLNASQPVSMVYDDIVQENPILKGFPLFDLEQVEVLRGPQGTLFGRNSPAGVIKFESRKPTQETEGYARVSYGSYGTANAEAALGGKLSSSWSGRVSALAQHRDGWIDNDYKGKKDDLGGYNDRAVRLQALYKATEDFDALINVHARWLDGSAMVNRANAITPGGDQFVPGFDRDSVSQDGNNKQHLFTWGSNLHLNWHFGDLNFASITGLERATTYSLGDVDGGYDASETPARSSFTNRTTPFFSETADALPKDRQITQEFRLSNDASDRLKWQVGTYYFDEDIAISNFSYDTLNNHVLNGWVDQSQRTKAWAVFGSADFNFTDTFDVRAGARWSHDKREFKAERFLGFTGPVGPLTSDPTDARWSGDLTGTWQLSKNANVYARVANGFRAPSVQGRINFANSISTAKPETITSYEVGFKSTTDDQKLRFNADVYKYNMHNQQLTAVGGATNVTQLINAKKTEGYGAEFDLEAYLTPQFYMTAGGSYNHTELKDRDLAIAPCGGGCTVLDPLNLSGNALINGNTLPNAPKWIGTWTARYGIPYGESGEFFVYTDWNYRSEVNFFLYDSAEFKSKPFLEGGIRVGYNWDFGKREVAFYGRNITNKKVITGGIDFNNRTAFVNDPRIIGVEFRAEL from the coding sequence ATGTCCCATGCCAGCACGCGCCGCATGCCGCGTCGCCTCGCCATTGCCCTGAGCATCGCCACCGTCCTTGCGGCCGGTTCGAGCTTCGCCCAGGACGCCACGCCCACCAGCCAGGCCCCCGGCAAAACCAAGTCGGCCACACTCGAGACGATCAACGTCACCGCCGAAAAGCGCACCGAAGACCTGCAGAAGGTGCCCATCTCGATGACGGTGGTCACGGCCGAAAAACTCGAGTCGTTCGGCCAGGCCGGTGACGGCGTGCTGCAGCTCGCTTCGCGCGCGCCGAGCGTCTATGCCGAGACTTCTTACGGTCGCGAGTTCCCGCGCTTCTATATTCGCGGTCTGGGCAACAGCGACTTCGACCTCAACGCGTCGCAGCCGGTGTCGATGGTTTACGACGACATCGTCCAGGAAAACCCGATTCTCAAGGGTTTCCCGCTGTTCGATCTGGAGCAGGTCGAAGTACTGCGCGGCCCGCAGGGCACCCTGTTCGGCCGTAACTCGCCGGCTGGCGTGATCAAGTTCGAGTCGCGCAAGCCGACGCAGGAAACCGAAGGCTACGCCCGCGTGTCTTATGGCTCCTACGGCACGGCCAATGCCGAAGCCGCTCTCGGCGGCAAGCTCAGCTCCAGCTGGTCGGGCCGCGTCTCCGCACTCGCGCAGCACCGGGACGGCTGGATCGACAACGACTACAAGGGCAAGAAGGACGACCTCGGCGGTTACAACGATCGCGCGGTCCGCCTGCAGGCGCTTTACAAGGCAACGGAAGATTTCGACGCCCTGATCAACGTCCACGCCCGCTGGCTCGACGGCAGCGCGATGGTCAACCGCGCCAACGCGATTACCCCCGGCGGCGATCAGTTCGTGCCCGGCTTCGATCGCGACTCCGTCTCGCAGGACGGCAACAACAAGCAGCACCTGTTCACCTGGGGCAGCAACCTGCACCTGAACTGGCACTTCGGCGACCTGAACTTCGCGTCGATCACGGGCCTCGAGCGCGCGACCACGTACAGCCTCGGCGACGTCGACGGCGGCTACGACGCCTCCGAAACCCCGGCCCGGAGCAGCTTCACGAACCGCACCACGCCGTTCTTCTCGGAAACGGCCGACGCCCTGCCGAAGGACCGCCAGATCACTCAGGAATTCCGCCTGTCGAACGACGCGTCGGATCGCCTGAAGTGGCAGGTCGGCACGTACTACTTCGACGAAGACATCGCGATCAGCAACTTCTCGTACGACACGCTCAATAACCACGTGCTCAACGGCTGGGTGGATCAGAGCCAGCGCACGAAGGCCTGGGCGGTGTTCGGCTCGGCGGACTTCAACTTCACCGATACGTTCGACGTACGCGCCGGTGCGCGCTGGTCGCACGACAAGCGTGAGTTCAAGGCGGAGCGCTTCCTCGGCTTCACGGGCCCGGTGGGTCCGCTGACCTCCGATCCCACCGATGCGCGCTGGAGCGGCGACCTGACCGGAACGTGGCAGCTGTCGAAGAACGCCAACGTTTATGCTCGCGTGGCCAACGGTTTCCGTGCGCCCAGCGTGCAGGGCCGGATCAACTTCGCCAACAGCATCTCGACGGCCAAGCCGGAGACGATCACCTCGTACGAAGTGGGCTTCAAGTCGACCACGGACGACCAGAAGCTGCGCTTCAACGCGGACGTCTACAAGTACAACATGCACAACCAGCAGCTGACGGCCGTCGGCGGCGCGACCAACGTCACGCAGCTGATCAATGCGAAAAAAACCGAAGGCTACGGTGCCGAGTTCGATCTCGAGGCTTACCTGACCCCGCAGTTCTACATGACCGCCGGCGGCAGCTATAACCACACCGAACTGAAGGACCGCGATCTCGCCATCGCACCCTGCGGCGGCGGCTGCACCGTGCTCGACCCGCTCAACCTGTCGGGCAATGCGCTGATCAATGGCAACACGCTGCCCAATGCCCCGAAGTGGATCGGCACCTGGACCGCGCGCTACGGCATCCCGTACGGCGAGAGCGGCGAGTTCTTCGTCTACACCGACTGGAACTACCGCAGCGAAGTGAACTTCTTCCTGTACGACTCGGCGGAGTTCAAGAGCAAGCCGTTCCTGGAAGGCGGCATCCGTGTCGGTTACAACTGGGACTTCGGCAAGCGCGAAGTCGCGTTCTACGGCCGCAACATCACCAACAAGAAGGTGATCACCGGCGGCATCGACTTCAATAACCGTACGGCGTTCGTCAACGACCCGCGGATTATCGGTGTGGAGTTCCGCGCGGAGCTGTAA
- a CDS encoding GntR family transcriptional regulator, giving the protein MSITWNDSVPIYRQLRERVVAMILDGALSEGDPLPSVRQVAGDFQINPLTVSKAYQELVDEQLVEKRRGLGMFVIDGARDALLKSERERFLREEWPALFARLQRMGLDLKTLMREAHGSTEDPS; this is encoded by the coding sequence ATGTCCATCACCTGGAACGACAGCGTCCCGATCTACCGCCAGCTGCGCGAACGCGTGGTGGCGATGATTCTGGACGGCGCCTTGAGTGAGGGCGACCCGCTGCCGTCGGTACGCCAGGTCGCGGGGGATTTTCAGATCAACCCGCTGACCGTTTCGAAGGCGTATCAGGAGCTGGTCGACGAACAACTGGTTGAGAAACGGAGGGGTCTTGGCATGTTCGTGATTGACGGAGCGCGCGACGCGCTGCTTAAAAGTGAGAGAGAGCGCTTCCTGCGCGAAGAGTGGCCGGCGCTGTTCGCCCGCCTCCAGCGCATGGGCCTCGACCTGAAAACCCTGATGCGTGAAGCCCATGGCTCCACAGAGGATCCGTCATGA
- a CDS encoding ABC transporter ATP-binding protein codes for MTAVVTATGLTKRFKSSLALDGASFQIGSGRIVGLIGPNGAGKTTALKAILGLTTFDGELNVLGLDPRKDRGKLMEQVCFIADVAVLPRWLKVGDAVDFVANTHPRFDRKKCDAFLARTKLQPGQKVKQLSKGMIVQLHLALVMSIDAKLLVLDEPTLGLDILYRKQFYQSLLEDYFDEEKTILVTTHQVEEIEHILTDLMFIRDGKIVLDTDMDSLGERFAEVLVGAEHAPAARALQPLDERQVFGKSIFLFDNVNRLKLEELGEVRRPSIGDLFVATMKGTYA; via the coding sequence ATGACCGCGGTCGTTACCGCCACCGGCCTGACCAAGCGCTTCAAGTCGTCCCTTGCGCTGGATGGCGCCTCCTTCCAGATCGGTTCGGGCCGCATCGTCGGCCTGATCGGCCCGAACGGCGCCGGCAAGACCACAGCTCTCAAGGCGATCCTTGGCCTGACCACCTTCGACGGCGAGCTCAACGTGCTCGGCCTCGACCCCCGCAAGGATCGCGGCAAGCTGATGGAACAGGTCTGCTTCATCGCTGACGTCGCGGTGCTGCCGCGCTGGCTCAAGGTGGGTGACGCGGTGGACTTCGTCGCCAATACGCACCCCCGGTTCGACCGCAAGAAGTGCGACGCCTTCCTGGCCCGCACCAAACTGCAGCCGGGGCAGAAGGTGAAGCAGCTGTCCAAGGGCATGATCGTCCAGCTGCACCTCGCACTGGTGATGTCGATCGACGCGAAGCTGCTGGTCCTGGACGAGCCGACACTGGGCCTGGACATCCTCTATCGCAAGCAGTTCTACCAGAGCCTTCTGGAAGACTACTTCGACGAAGAGAAAACCATCCTGGTGACGACCCACCAGGTCGAGGAAATCGAACACATCCTCACCGACCTGATGTTCATCCGCGACGGCAAGATCGTGCTCGATACGGACATGGACAGCCTGGGCGAGCGCTTCGCTGAAGTTCTGGTCGGCGCCGAACACGCTCCCGCCGCACGCGCCCTGCAACCCCTGGATGAACGCCAGGTGTTCGGCAAGAGCATCTTCCTCTTCGACAACGTCAACCGGCTGAAGCTGGAAGAGCTGGGCGAGGTACGACGTCCGTCGATCGGCGACCTCTTCGTCGCCACCATGAAGGGCACTTACGCATGA